The following are from one region of the Achromobacter xylosoxidans genome:
- a CDS encoding glutathione S-transferase family protein, which produces MLNLYTDSSPNGYKATIALEELELPYRLHHVRIAQGEHRQPDFLALNPHGRIPVLTDDETGVALFESAAILLYLAEKTGRLLPADTRGRWETIKWLQFHSSSVGPIIGQRVNFEVFDKARNAAALERYQRLTEDALAVLDRRLADHPYLAGDAYSIADIAHFGWSHIARIIDFDFSHHRHLTAWHERVAARPAVAKGITLPAPATGA; this is translated from the coding sequence ATGCTGAATCTATACACCGATAGTTCTCCCAATGGCTACAAGGCCACCATCGCGCTGGAAGAACTGGAACTGCCCTACCGCCTGCACCATGTGCGCATCGCGCAGGGCGAGCACCGCCAGCCCGACTTTCTGGCCCTGAATCCGCATGGCCGTATTCCGGTATTGACCGACGATGAAACCGGCGTGGCGTTGTTCGAATCGGCGGCCATCCTGCTGTATCTCGCGGAAAAGACCGGGAGGCTGCTGCCCGCGGACACCCGGGGCCGCTGGGAAACCATCAAGTGGCTGCAATTCCATTCCAGCAGCGTCGGTCCCATCATCGGACAGCGCGTCAACTTCGAGGTCTTCGACAAGGCGCGCAACGCCGCCGCGCTTGAACGCTACCAACGCCTGACCGAGGATGCGCTCGCGGTGCTGGACCGCAGGCTGGCCGACCATCCCTATCTTGCCGGCGACGCCTACTCCATCGCCGACATCGCGCATTTCGGCTGGAGCCACATCGCGCGGATCATCGATTTCGATTTCAGCCATCACCGGCACCTGACCGCGTGGCACGAACGCGTGGCTGCGCGGCCCGCGGTCGCCAAAGGTATCACCCTGCCCGCGCCGGCAACGGGCGCTTGA
- a CDS encoding ABC transporter ATP-binding protein, whose amino-acid sequence MAISPAAVAPGDVLLEVDNLRTYFDTVSGTVRSVDGVSYQVQAGRTLGVVGESGCGKSVTALSILRLIPTPPGRYAGGQIRYRGTDLLGLTEKQMRQIRGNRISMIFQEPMTSLNPVLTVGRQIAETVMLHQKLGRREAYRRAEEMLRLVQIAEPERRVHEYPYQLSGGMRQRVMIALALACNPEVLIADEPTTALDVTIQAQIVDLLRSLQQSLGMGIVLITHDLGVVAECCDRVAVMYAGRKVEEAPVTELFDRPLHPYTRALMASMPSMNASTQRLAEIPGMVPAPSELGKGCSFAPRCAYATDRCRAEAPQLLEHGSDHVVACHEAARVAAQPAPQAAASATPGAALTGVQA is encoded by the coding sequence ATGGCTATATCCCCCGCCGCCGTCGCCCCGGGCGACGTGCTGCTAGAAGTCGACAACCTGCGCACCTACTTCGACACCGTGTCCGGCACCGTGCGCTCGGTGGACGGCGTGTCCTACCAGGTGCAGGCAGGCCGCACGCTGGGCGTGGTCGGCGAGTCCGGCTGCGGCAAGAGCGTCACCGCGCTGTCCATCCTGCGGCTGATCCCGACGCCGCCCGGGCGCTATGCCGGCGGCCAGATCCGCTACCGCGGCACCGACCTGCTGGGCCTGACCGAAAAGCAGATGCGCCAGATCCGCGGCAACCGGATCTCGATGATCTTCCAGGAGCCGATGACCTCGCTGAACCCGGTGCTGACGGTAGGCCGGCAGATCGCGGAAACGGTGATGCTGCACCAGAAGCTCGGCCGCCGTGAGGCCTACCGCCGCGCCGAGGAAATGCTGCGCCTGGTGCAGATCGCCGAACCCGAACGGCGCGTGCACGAGTACCCCTACCAGCTATCCGGCGGCATGCGGCAGCGCGTGATGATTGCGCTGGCCCTGGCCTGCAATCCCGAAGTGCTGATCGCCGACGAACCGACCACGGCGCTGGACGTGACCATCCAGGCGCAAATCGTGGACCTGCTGCGCAGCCTGCAGCAGAGCCTGGGCATGGGCATCGTGCTGATCACCCACGACCTGGGCGTGGTGGCCGAATGCTGTGACCGCGTGGCGGTGATGTACGCAGGCCGCAAGGTGGAAGAAGCGCCCGTCACCGAACTGTTCGACCGCCCCCTGCATCCGTACACGCGGGCATTGATGGCGTCGATGCCGTCGATGAACGCATCGACACAGCGCCTGGCCGAGATTCCCGGCATGGTGCCCGCGCCCAGCGAACTGGGCAAAGGCTGCAGCTTCGCCCCGCGCTGCGCCTACGCCACCGACCGCTGCCGTGCCGAAGCGCCGCAGCTGCTGGAACATGGCAGCGACCACGTGGTGGCCTGCCATGAAGCGGCGCGCGTCGCCGCGCAACCCGCCCCGCAGGCGGCGGCTTCCGCGACGCCCGGCGCCGCCCTGACTGGAGTCCAAGCATGA
- a CDS encoding ABC transporter ATP-binding protein, which yields MSARNPPATPATPLLEVRDLKMHYPGAGGWFKPRRKVIQAVDGVSFSVARGETLALVGESGCGKTTTGKSVLRLIQPTSGSVRLEGEEILALSAEQMRSRRRDMQIIFQDPYASLNPRLTAGDIVGEPLQNFPASGGRSRADEIAWLFSKVGLRPEAMKKFPHEFSGGQRQRLGIARALALRPKLIVCDEPVSALDVSVQAQVINLLMDLQKEMGIAYLFVAHDLAVVRHISHRVAVMYLGRIVEVADRDTLFSRPLHPYTEILLSAVPVPDPHKPAQRKLLQGDPPSPANPPSGCRFHTRCPLAQPVCKEKQPVLTQRPDSSNGGQQWVACHFR from the coding sequence ATGAGCGCCCGCAACCCGCCCGCCACACCGGCCACGCCCTTGCTGGAAGTACGCGACCTGAAGATGCACTACCCCGGCGCGGGCGGCTGGTTCAAGCCGCGCCGCAAGGTCATCCAGGCCGTGGACGGCGTGTCCTTCTCCGTGGCCAGGGGCGAGACCCTGGCCTTGGTGGGCGAGTCCGGCTGCGGCAAGACCACCACCGGCAAGTCCGTGCTGCGGCTGATCCAGCCTACCTCGGGATCCGTGCGGCTGGAAGGCGAGGAAATCCTGGCGCTGTCGGCCGAGCAGATGCGCAGCCGCCGGCGCGACATGCAGATCATCTTCCAGGATCCGTACGCGTCGCTGAACCCCCGGCTGACGGCAGGCGACATCGTCGGCGAGCCGCTGCAGAACTTCCCGGCCTCGGGCGGCCGGTCGCGCGCCGACGAGATCGCCTGGCTGTTCTCCAAGGTCGGCCTGCGTCCGGAAGCGATGAAGAAGTTTCCCCACGAGTTCTCCGGCGGCCAGCGGCAGCGCCTGGGCATTGCGCGCGCGCTGGCGTTGCGGCCCAAGCTGATCGTGTGCGACGAGCCGGTGTCCGCGCTGGACGTGTCGGTGCAGGCGCAGGTGATCAACCTGCTGATGGACCTGCAGAAAGAGATGGGCATCGCCTACCTGTTCGTGGCGCATGACCTTGCGGTGGTGCGCCACATCAGCCATCGCGTGGCGGTGATGTACCTGGGCCGCATCGTCGAGGTCGCCGACCGCGACACGCTGTTCTCGCGCCCGCTGCACCCCTACACCGAGATCCTGCTGTCGGCCGTCCCGGTTCCCGATCCGCACAAGCCCGCGCAGCGCAAGCTGCTGCAGGGCGATCCGCCCAGCCCGGCGAATCCGCCCAGCGGCTGCCGCTTCCATACGCGCTGCCCGCTGGCGCAGCCAGTGTGCAAGGAGAAGCAGCCGGTCCTGACGCAGCGGCCCGATAGCTCGAACGGCGGGCAGCAATGGGTGGCGTGCCACTTCCGATGA
- a CDS encoding thiamine pyrophosphate-binding protein: protein MPASIPATAIVERLDARGFHKIVTVPDFVQLSVHDLIDRTPRFQVIRCSDENQAIHVAGGLHIGGHKVAVLIQNQGLLNCLNSLRAVGLDAGLPMLLMIGQFGREFANVGNDPARSQRRVVNLVEPVLDVMGIDHWRLDGPQDLPNIDTAIDSCAARSGPAAVLIGHYTAWN, encoded by the coding sequence ATGCCTGCCTCCATACCCGCTACCGCCATCGTCGAACGGCTCGACGCGCGCGGCTTCCACAAAATCGTGACCGTGCCGGACTTCGTCCAGCTCTCGGTCCATGACCTGATCGACAGGACGCCGCGCTTTCAGGTCATCCGGTGCTCGGACGAGAACCAGGCCATCCATGTCGCGGGGGGGCTGCATATCGGCGGACACAAAGTCGCCGTGCTGATCCAGAACCAGGGTTTGCTCAATTGCCTGAACAGCCTGCGGGCCGTGGGCCTGGACGCGGGCTTGCCCATGCTGTTGATGATCGGCCAATTCGGCAGGGAGTTTGCCAATGTGGGAAACGACCCAGCCCGGTCGCAGCGCCGCGTAGTCAATCTGGTGGAACCCGTCCTGGACGTCATGGGTATCGACCATTGGCGCCTGGACGGCCCGCAAGATTTGCCGAACATCGACACGGCAATCGACTCCTGCGCCGCGCGGTCGGGACCTGCAGCAGTATTGATCGGCCACTACACCGCCTGGAACTAG
- a CDS encoding amidase: protein MSAPRLLAGPLPGDDPVFGRGIAELRAAMAAGTLNAVDLVRAYLARITAHDQAGPALNAVIALNGAALAEAADRDRERLRGAALGPLHGIPLLLKDNIDTADMPATAGSLALAGRRPQRDADVVRRLREAGAVMLGKTTLHELACGITNVSSLSGRTRNAYDAARVPGGSSGGSAVAAASSFAAAAIGTDTSGSIRIPAAFNQVWGLRPTAGRYSNAGVVPLSPTLDTVGPLARSLADISALWSVLAGQREDARGADRAWRIGTLEAFFGPADAELEVSRHVRAALAGWQADGAHVQPVALALGDARLTAANVTGYEFRDALALCLRDAGLPVRSLTDILDGGYPHPEVAPLLRERDALRDPDGSARLAVLARAQALRDDVLAAMAHGQLDLLAYPSVRGAPVLLGQAQRGGNGLLAAVTGLPALSVPVGFTESGIPVGLELLGRAGSEHLLLQAARRFEA, encoded by the coding sequence ATGAGCGCGCCGCGCCTGCTGGCGGGTCCTCTGCCGGGCGACGACCCGGTCTTTGGCCGCGGCATCGCCGAGTTGCGGGCCGCCATGGCGGCAGGCACGCTCAACGCCGTGGACCTGGTGCGCGCCTACCTGGCGCGCATCACGGCGCATGACCAGGCGGGGCCAGCGCTCAACGCGGTCATCGCGCTGAACGGCGCGGCGCTGGCCGAGGCCGCCGATCGGGATAGGGAGAGGCTGCGCGGGGCGGCGCTGGGGCCGCTGCATGGCATTCCCCTTCTGCTCAAGGACAACATCGATACCGCGGACATGCCCGCCACCGCAGGCTCGCTGGCGCTGGCCGGCCGCCGCCCGCAACGCGACGCCGACGTCGTGCGCAGGCTGCGCGAAGCCGGCGCCGTGATGCTGGGCAAGACCACGCTGCACGAACTGGCTTGCGGCATCACCAACGTTTCTTCACTATCCGGCCGCACGCGCAACGCCTATGACGCCGCGCGCGTGCCAGGCGGATCCAGCGGCGGCAGCGCGGTCGCGGCGGCGTCCAGCTTCGCGGCGGCCGCAATCGGCACCGACACCAGCGGCTCGATCCGCATCCCCGCTGCCTTCAACCAGGTCTGGGGCCTGCGGCCCACGGCCGGGCGCTACAGCAACGCCGGCGTAGTGCCGCTGTCGCCGACGCTGGACACGGTCGGTCCGCTGGCCCGCAGCCTTGCGGATATCTCGGCCCTGTGGTCGGTGTTGGCGGGACAACGCGAAGACGCGCGCGGCGCGGACCGGGCTTGGCGCATAGGCACGCTGGAGGCATTCTTCGGCCCAGCCGACGCGGAACTGGAGGTATCGCGCCACGTCCGCGCGGCGCTCGCCGGCTGGCAAGCCGACGGCGCACACGTCCAGCCCGTCGCGCTGGCGCTGGGAGACGCGCGCCTGACGGCCGCCAACGTCACCGGCTACGAATTCCGCGACGCGCTGGCCCTCTGCCTGCGTGATGCGGGTCTGCCCGTGCGCAGCCTGACCGACATCCTGGACGGCGGCTATCCCCACCCGGAAGTCGCGCCGCTGCTGCGCGAGCGCGATGCGCTGCGCGATCCTGATGGCAGCGCGCGCCTCGCGGTGCTGGCCCGCGCCCAGGCGCTGCGCGACGACGTGTTGGCTGCCATGGCGCATGGCCAGTTGGACCTGCTCGCCTATCCCAGCGTGCGTGGCGCGCCGGTGCTGCTGGGCCAAGCCCAGCGCGGCGGCAATGGCCTGCTCGCGGCGGTGACGGGACTGCCGGCCTTGAGCGTACCCGTCGGCTTCACGGAAAGCGGCATACCCGTCGGGCTGGAACTGCTGGGCCGCGCGGGCAGCGAGCACCTGCTGCTGCAGGCGGCGCGGCGTTTCGAAGCCTGA
- a CDS encoding ABC transporter permease translates to MSESSISASPPVVLHEALSASGRRWRWVRKHPTLILGLALLLIVAGLAIAAPWIATHNPISINPLQRMKPPSAEHYFGTDALGRDVFSRVVWGGRVSLVVAIVVALIATAVGVVLGLLAGFVRWADAIIMRIMDGMMAIPDILLAIALMAVIRASLTTVIIAIAIPQVPRVVRLVRSLALTLREQLYVEAAHAVGTRLPVILRRHVLPNMVTPLVVQATFIAATAVLTEAVLSFLGVGVPAQVPSWGNMMADARNYVAVAFYTILYPGILLAITVLAINLMGDGLRDALDPRLANQR, encoded by the coding sequence ATGTCAGAAAGCTCGATTTCCGCCAGCCCGCCCGTGGTGCTGCACGAGGCGCTCAGTGCCAGCGGGCGCCGCTGGCGCTGGGTACGCAAGCACCCCACCCTGATCCTGGGCCTGGCGCTGCTGCTGATCGTGGCGGGCCTGGCCATCGCCGCGCCCTGGATCGCCACGCACAACCCCATCAGCATCAATCCGCTGCAACGCATGAAGCCGCCGTCGGCCGAGCATTACTTCGGCACCGACGCGCTCGGCCGCGACGTGTTCAGCCGCGTGGTCTGGGGCGGCCGCGTGTCGCTCGTGGTGGCCATCGTGGTGGCGCTGATCGCCACCGCGGTCGGCGTGGTGCTGGGCCTGCTGGCGGGCTTCGTGCGCTGGGCCGACGCCATCATCATGCGCATCATGGACGGCATGATGGCCATTCCCGACATCCTGCTGGCCATCGCCCTGATGGCGGTGATCCGCGCCAGCCTGACCACGGTGATCATCGCCATCGCGATCCCGCAGGTGCCGCGCGTGGTGCGTCTGGTGCGTTCGCTCGCGCTGACGCTGCGCGAACAGCTCTACGTCGAAGCCGCCCACGCCGTGGGCACGCGCCTGCCCGTGATCCTGCGCCGCCACGTGCTGCCCAACATGGTCACGCCGCTGGTGGTGCAGGCCACGTTCATCGCCGCCACCGCGGTGCTGACCGAAGCGGTGCTGTCGTTCCTGGGCGTAGGCGTGCCGGCCCAGGTGCCCAGCTGGGGCAACATGATGGCCGACGCCCGCAACTACGTGGCGGTGGCGTTCTACACCATCCTGTACCCGGGCATCCTGCTGGCCATCACCGTGCTGGCAATCAACCTGATGGGCGACGGCCTGCGCGACGCGCTCGACCCCCGCCTGGCCAATCAACGCTAA
- a CDS encoding Bug family tripartite tricarboxylate transporter substrate binding protein has translation MKKHIRGLIVLASLCGVALPAWAQGDAAYPTKPIRLIVPSPAGGEPDTLARLVAQQMSADLRQPVIVENKAGAGGLIGIAALANSKPDGYTIGVSYQAALSLSPHLLVKKLFDPLKDIAGIGLISVSGNALMVPAKSPISSYADLVQRARANPGTMNFGSWGDGSAGHISGEIMKRHANISMQHVAYKGSSEALMGMLGGDLDATFGGWALASAQAKAGAVRILAVTSPERAGMFPDAPTFQELGIPFGLNSWYGVVAPAGVPAPIIERLQASVERAVGQESVATSLKSMGMQPRSSTAAELQQRIKNDYEVWGKEISAAGIKPR, from the coding sequence ATGAAAAAGCACATCAGAGGACTGATAGTTCTTGCGTCACTTTGCGGCGTCGCGTTACCTGCATGGGCGCAAGGCGATGCCGCGTATCCCACGAAGCCGATCAGGTTGATCGTCCCATCGCCCGCCGGCGGGGAGCCTGACACGCTGGCAAGACTGGTCGCCCAGCAGATGAGCGCCGATCTGCGGCAGCCCGTCATCGTCGAGAACAAGGCAGGCGCTGGCGGATTGATAGGCATCGCCGCCCTGGCCAATTCCAAGCCGGATGGCTACACGATAGGCGTTTCGTACCAGGCGGCCTTGTCGTTGTCGCCGCACCTGCTCGTGAAGAAGCTCTTCGACCCCTTGAAGGACATTGCAGGGATCGGGCTGATTTCGGTTTCCGGCAATGCGCTGATGGTTCCCGCGAAGTCGCCCATATCTTCCTATGCAGACCTGGTACAGCGCGCCCGGGCCAACCCGGGAACGATGAATTTCGGCTCCTGGGGGGATGGCAGCGCCGGACACATCAGCGGTGAGATCATGAAGCGGCACGCCAACATCAGCATGCAGCACGTCGCCTACAAGGGATCGAGCGAAGCGCTGATGGGCATGCTGGGCGGCGATCTGGACGCGACGTTTGGCGGCTGGGCGCTGGCCTCCGCGCAGGCGAAGGCAGGGGCTGTCCGGATCCTGGCCGTGACGTCTCCCGAACGGGCCGGCATGTTCCCCGATGCTCCGACGTTCCAGGAACTCGGCATACCGTTCGGCCTTAATTCCTGGTACGGCGTGGTTGCGCCCGCAGGCGTACCCGCGCCGATCATTGAACGCCTGCAGGCGTCGGTGGAGCGAGCGGTCGGCCAGGAATCGGTCGCGACGAGCCTGAAATCGATGGGGATGCAGCCACGGTCGTCCACTGCGGCAGAGCTACAGCAACGCATCAAGAACGACTATGAGGTTTGGGGCAAGGAGATTTCCGCGGCGGGCATCAAGCCTCGCTAG
- a CDS encoding GMC family oxidoreductase, with product MNSPEIVDYVVIGGGSAGCAVAAGLARSGKHSVVLLEAGRAERSIWTRVPAGVAYLIRDERVVRKFYTQPEARLKDRPIYWPRGRVLGGSSTVNGMIWVHGDPQEYDRWRDEYGLSGWDNQSFKAYLRRVERFQAGDSASRGRQGPVVVSEYGPRQPLMDAFVAACVQAGIPANADYNGLHYEGVGYLQMNTRRGLRVSARDAYLASLPRRSALQVITDAPAEKILFEGSRACGVEYRRGGARGRVMAAKEVILSAGALQSPQLLELSGVGDSQRLSGLGISVRHHAPAVGEGLRDHLHVRLTYECRNARTLNQIVPSTWRKALMALRLAACGDGLMSSASAVAHALVRTDPSLAQPDAKLQLHYLSSVDARTAGKLVLDDFPGFSIGTFALRPQSQGSVHITSKDPDAAPAIHGNYLDHPDDVHATLGALRLARQVAAQPALSEFVVRETRPGPDCTSDEAWLDYVGSLGQTSYHPIGSCRMGTDAASVVDERLRVRGVSCLRVADASVMPTMPSANTNAPSIAIGEKAADMILEDAVHP from the coding sequence ATGAACTCGCCCGAAATCGTGGATTATGTCGTGATCGGCGGCGGGTCGGCGGGTTGCGCGGTGGCGGCTGGACTGGCCAGGTCGGGCAAGCACAGCGTCGTATTGCTCGAGGCAGGCCGGGCCGAGCGCAGCATCTGGACAAGAGTGCCCGCAGGGGTTGCTTATCTGATCCGCGACGAACGTGTCGTGAGGAAGTTCTACACGCAACCTGAAGCCCGTCTCAAGGATCGTCCGATCTATTGGCCGCGGGGCCGCGTGCTAGGCGGCTCGTCCACCGTCAACGGCATGATCTGGGTGCATGGCGATCCGCAGGAGTACGACCGCTGGCGCGATGAGTATGGGCTGTCTGGCTGGGACAACCAGTCCTTCAAGGCCTACTTGCGGCGAGTCGAGCGATTTCAGGCGGGAGATTCCGCCAGCCGCGGCCGGCAAGGGCCGGTTGTCGTGAGTGAATATGGCCCGCGCCAGCCGCTCATGGATGCGTTCGTGGCCGCCTGCGTGCAGGCTGGAATTCCGGCGAACGCCGACTACAACGGCTTGCACTACGAGGGCGTCGGCTACCTGCAGATGAACACCCGGCGAGGTCTCCGGGTCAGCGCTCGCGACGCGTATCTTGCGTCGCTGCCGCGCCGGAGCGCATTGCAGGTGATCACGGACGCGCCGGCGGAGAAGATTCTGTTCGAAGGCAGTCGCGCATGTGGCGTGGAGTACCGCAGGGGCGGAGCGCGCGGCCGTGTCATGGCCGCCAAGGAAGTTATCCTGTCGGCGGGCGCCCTGCAATCGCCGCAGTTGCTGGAGCTTTCCGGCGTAGGCGATTCGCAGCGTCTCTCCGGCTTGGGCATATCCGTCCGGCATCATGCGCCGGCCGTGGGCGAGGGCTTGCGCGATCATCTGCATGTGCGGCTGACCTACGAATGCCGCAACGCGCGTACGCTCAATCAGATCGTGCCCAGCACGTGGCGCAAAGCGCTGATGGCCCTGCGCCTGGCCGCCTGCGGGGATGGGCTGATGAGCAGCGCGAGCGCCGTCGCTCACGCCTTGGTCCGTACCGATCCAAGCCTCGCGCAGCCCGACGCCAAGCTGCAGTTGCACTATCTTTCCAGCGTAGATGCCAGGACCGCGGGCAAACTGGTGCTCGACGACTTTCCCGGATTCTCGATCGGCACCTTTGCATTGCGGCCGCAGTCGCAAGGCTCGGTGCACATTACTTCGAAAGATCCCGACGCGGCTCCCGCCATCCATGGCAACTATCTCGACCATCCCGACGATGTGCACGCGACGCTCGGCGCGTTGAGGCTCGCGCGCCAGGTGGCCGCGCAGCCGGCGCTGTCGGAGTTCGTCGTGCGGGAAACGAGGCCCGGGCCTGACTGCACTTCGGACGAAGCCTGGCTGGATTACGTCGGCTCGCTGGGTCAGACCTCGTATCACCCCATAGGCTCTTGCCGCATGGGAACCGATGCCGCATCCGTCGTGGATGAGCGGTTGCGCGTGCGGGGCGTTTCCTGCCTGCGCGTGGCGGATGCCTCGGTCATGCCGACCATGCCGTCGGCAAACACCAATGCTCCCTCGATCGCCATCGGGGAGAAAGCGGCGGACATGATTCTGGAAGATGCAGTACACCCATAA
- a CDS encoding LysR substrate-binding domain-containing protein has product MTATLPLQALRTFVEVSQRGSITAAAQALHVTPGAVSQQIRLLEDRLGIALLVRERHGMRMTEAGAEAYPMLSAAFAQIDKAVDLLAAKQARQSLTVSTVATFAASWLVPRLGRFKERHPHIEIRVEATPALVDLRRDHVDVALRHGLGDYPGLDVVPLMAPVLVPVAAPGYAAALVEAADCLDYPLLHDADRADWPLWLSAHGVATDPRAQRGNAFDDDFLLIRAAEAGQGLALVPAAHAQEEIAAGRLVQALDKPWPARFAYYAVSRPGAVRRPEVRAFIDWIVEEAGA; this is encoded by the coding sequence ATGACGGCAACGCTTCCCTTGCAGGCGCTGCGCACCTTTGTCGAGGTAAGCCAGCGCGGCAGCATCACCGCGGCGGCGCAGGCTTTGCATGTCACGCCCGGCGCCGTCAGCCAGCAGATCCGGCTGCTGGAGGACCGGCTTGGCATCGCCCTGCTGGTGCGCGAACGCCACGGCATGCGCATGACGGAGGCGGGCGCCGAGGCGTATCCGATGCTTAGCGCGGCATTCGCGCAGATCGACAAGGCGGTGGACTTGCTGGCCGCGAAGCAGGCGCGGCAAAGCCTGACCGTCAGCACCGTGGCGACGTTCGCGGCATCGTGGCTGGTGCCCCGCCTGGGGCGCTTCAAGGAACGGCATCCGCACATCGAAATCCGGGTGGAGGCGACGCCTGCCCTGGTCGATCTGCGGCGCGATCACGTCGATGTCGCCCTGCGCCACGGACTGGGCGATTACCCGGGACTGGATGTGGTGCCGCTGATGGCGCCGGTGCTGGTGCCGGTGGCCGCGCCAGGCTACGCCGCAGCGCTGGTCGAAGCGGCAGACTGCCTGGATTACCCGCTGCTGCACGACGCGGACCGCGCCGACTGGCCATTGTGGTTAAGCGCGCATGGCGTGGCCACGGATCCCCGGGCGCAGCGCGGCAATGCGTTCGATGACGACTTCCTGCTGATCCGCGCGGCGGAAGCAGGCCAGGGACTTGCGCTGGTGCCCGCCGCGCATGCGCAGGAAGAGATCGCGGCCGGACGTCTGGTGCAGGCGCTGGACAAGCCCTGGCCCGCGCGATTCGCCTACTACGCCGTAAGCAGGCCCGGCGCAGTCCGGCGTCCGGAAGTCCGAGCCTTCATCGACTGGATCGTCGAGGAGGCCGGGGCGTGA
- a CDS encoding LLM class oxidoreductase, producing the protein MFAPERLTLGIFLPLRFYEGSMAVLAGQAELVRQIDRQEFAAVWVRDVPLYSPSFGDAGQVFDPFTYLAFLAAQTKKIALATGSAIFSLRHPIDLAKAASTIDQLSGGRLVLGIASGDRPAEFPAYGLRHDERGPRFAEAVSYFRQLMRPGHLEIDSPLGRFSRAEFLPKPAAGNIPLIVTGSSGQSLRWIAEHADGWLTYPDATHTQMGPQRLAEIIRAWRAMIPDGGFRPHMTNEWLDLVDDPDHPRTPLRNGFVLRTGRKGLIALLEEWRTAGVNHAALGIQFSQRPAADVLQELAEEVLPHFPTHEGPGTLPDAW; encoded by the coding sequence ATGTTCGCGCCCGAGCGCCTGACGCTGGGCATCTTCCTGCCGCTGCGCTTCTATGAAGGCAGCATGGCGGTCCTTGCGGGGCAAGCCGAACTTGTGCGGCAAATCGACCGGCAGGAGTTTGCCGCCGTCTGGGTGCGCGATGTGCCCTTGTACTCCCCTTCCTTCGGCGATGCAGGCCAGGTCTTCGATCCGTTTACCTACCTGGCGTTTCTGGCGGCGCAAACGAAGAAGATCGCCCTCGCGACGGGCAGCGCAATCTTTTCCCTGCGCCACCCCATCGATCTGGCCAAGGCGGCCAGCACCATCGACCAATTGTCGGGCGGCCGGCTGGTGCTGGGAATCGCCTCGGGAGACCGGCCTGCCGAATTTCCCGCTTATGGGCTGCGGCATGACGAACGCGGACCGCGGTTCGCAGAAGCCGTCTCGTACTTCCGCCAGCTGATGCGCCCAGGACATCTGGAGATCGATTCGCCGCTAGGACGCTTCAGCCGCGCGGAGTTCCTGCCCAAGCCGGCCGCGGGCAACATACCGCTGATCGTCACCGGTTCCTCGGGCCAGTCGCTGCGATGGATCGCCGAACATGCCGATGGCTGGCTGACCTATCCTGACGCCACGCATACCCAGATGGGACCGCAACGCCTGGCGGAAATAATCCGCGCCTGGCGCGCCATGATCCCCGACGGCGGCTTCCGTCCGCACATGACCAATGAATGGCTGGACTTGGTCGACGACCCCGATCATCCGCGTACGCCCTTGCGCAACGGGTTCGTGTTGCGCACAGGCAGAAAGGGTTTGATCGCGTTGCTGGAGGAATGGCGGACGGCCGGCGTCAATCACGCAGCGCTGGGCATCCAGTTCTCGCAACGGCCCGCGGCGGACGTGTTGCAGGAACTGGCGGAAGAAGTACTGCCGCATTTCCCCACCCATGAAGGGCCTGGCACTTTGCCGGACGCTTGGTAA
- a CDS encoding thiamine pyrophosphate-dependent enzyme: MSISTQDACKIIQEVRGDAIVISTMSAMHSMDQIAPDYAFGLSSVPLMGGAAGLGLGLALSFPERKVIILDGDASLLMELGVLATVAGMRPSNFYHFVFANGVQFNGGANLAVAGDGRVDFSAAALASGYAGAARFTQAHEFRAGIGAWLAAPAPALIELEIEPTPARFGPQLAQPEQGDARFARMGMEARRLMRALGTAQ; this comes from the coding sequence ATGAGCATTTCGACGCAAGACGCTTGCAAGATCATTCAAGAAGTCAGGGGCGACGCTATCGTGATCAGCACCATGTCCGCCATGCACAGCATGGACCAGATTGCCCCCGACTATGCCTTCGGCCTTTCATCGGTTCCGCTGATGGGAGGCGCGGCCGGACTTGGGCTGGGCTTGGCGCTTTCCTTTCCGGAGCGCAAAGTCATCATTCTTGACGGTGATGCCAGCTTGCTGATGGAGCTGGGCGTACTTGCCACGGTGGCAGGCATGCGTCCGTCGAACTTCTACCATTTCGTGTTCGCCAATGGCGTGCAGTTCAATGGCGGCGCGAATCTGGCGGTGGCGGGGGACGGGCGTGTCGATTTCAGCGCGGCGGCGCTGGCCTCGGGCTACGCGGGCGCGGCCCGGTTCACGCAGGCCCACGAGTTTCGTGCGGGCATAGGCGCATGGCTTGCCGCGCCTGCGCCCGCGCTGATCGAGCTTGAGATTGAACCGACTCCGGCGCGATTCGGTCCGCAGCTTGCGCAGCCGGAACAAGGCGATGCGCGTTTCGCGCGCATGGGAATGGAAGCGCGGCGGTTGATGCGCGCGCTGGGAACGGCACAATGA